DNA from Sorex araneus isolate mSorAra2 chromosome 6, mSorAra2.pri, whole genome shotgun sequence:
CTGTGCAGGACCCGCAGGCTTTTCTGGCctttcctgctcttcctcttgGCGGCCGTGGCACACGTTTCTGGGGCAGCTTTCCGGGGCTCAGGCTGCTCCCAGGGCGCCCCGTGGCTGTGTCTGGAGCGGTGGATGACCACTGCGTTGGCGGGCAGGGCGGCAACCGTCCTCCTGAGGCCGGGCGGCGGCTTGGGCCGGCTCTGCTCCTGCAGCCGCCTCCAGCAGTCCAGGCTGATGGCAGAAGAGTCCTCGCAAGGCTCGAGGTGGCCAGACACCGAGGGCTCGCGGTCCCTGGCAGGACGGCCCGGCCGCTCCCTGGGCATCGCCGAGGCCCCGCAGCCTGGCCcctccggcccggcccagccccagtCGCCGCCGACTCTCTCCCACTCGGCCTTCTGCGCGTAGAAGAGGACGTAGGCCTGCTGGCTGAGGACGCGGGACGCGTCGCAGGCGCTGACCCTGGCGTCGTCCATCTGGTACCACTGGCCGTCCCCCGCTCTGACGTAGCACAGGTAGTGGCCACCGTGAGAGCTCCAGCCCGTGTGCACCAGGACGGCGTAGAGCACGTACGCGAGAGGCCCCTCCTGGCGCTCCGACGTGCAGCCGCCCACGTCCAGGCACTCGGGGTAGCTCACGTGCCCAGCCAGCTTGGCGTCGCCGCCCTGGCAGAACCTCTTCAGCACCAGCATCAGGACCCGCGAGGCCGCGTGCAGGGTCAGCGTCTTGGTGGCGGGCGTCTTCTGGCCGCAGGTGCCGCACAGGTAGGCGTCCTCCCCCTCCAGTCTCTCGGGCCTCACCAGCTCTCGCAGGGCTTGGGCCACGCTCGGCGCCGCTCCCACGTCCAGCGCCACGTCCAGGTAAGGTTCAAAGGTGTCGGAGACGGCCAGGCAGCGCAGACACTGCACCTGGGACCGCCAGCGGCCTCCAAAGATGCCCGGGATGTCGGCCGGCTCCCGCCCGCCGTCCTGCGGGCAGCCTTGCTGCATGGCGTCCAGCGTGAACATGAGGAACTCGTGCGCGTCTTCCTGCCGCTCCCTGTGGAATCCGGCCAGCAGCGAGGGGCACGGCGCGAggacctccccggggtggcgCCGGGCCCGGCCGATGTGCGCCCGCACGCCGCACGACCTGCAGCAGGGCCGCTGGCCGTGGGCGCCGCCATGAAGCCCGGACGCTGCCCAGCTGGCCAGGGCCGGGGTGTAGGTCAGACACTGCAGGGCGGCGTTCACGTAGCAGCTGTTCCCGACGTTCCGCAGCCCGGCTCCCACGGCACGCCCCATCTTCCCCTGGGGAGGGAGAGCCTTGgcgccagcccggccctggccctggcccggggGAGCCAGACCCACCTGGGACGTCGGGCCCGGCGACTGTAGGGCCGTGGCGCTGCAGACTTCAGCGTTCTTGCTGCTCCAGGATTCGGCGTGTGCCATCTCTTGCCTTGGGGGGAAAGCTGCCCGGTGCAGAGAAGGGGCCTCCGTGCCCCCAGAACTCGGCGACCAAGACTTCGTCGGAACGACGACTTCCCttggcagagcgctggagagaagcccgaactcctggcagagcgctggagagaagcccgaactcctggcagagcgctggagagagGCCCAACctcctggcagagcgctggagagaagcCCAACCTCCTGGCGGGCGAGTCCCTAAATACTGTCTGGCCTGACCCAGCAGCCCCTGGACGAGACCCACCCATCTCCAACCTGTCCAATCCCAATGAcgggagagtgagtgtgtgaccaATCCCTCAGCTCACCTGACCCCCAAGCGGACGTCCACAGCAGGCTGTGGCAAGCATAGAGGGTGGCCGGtccagggggccctaagggacgctctgtctccagagcccttcggactggcccagcacctcctcaggcatgctcctctgctgcacattacacggagatagtctatcttgtagaggcatcaaaaggtagaaccgaagaaagggtggataaatccgctccatacacagcaactcgggaacactgaacacatgctaggtgcgtgagagagaactgccccgagagccgtcggacaacagaacgtgacgcagccgtcatctccccctccccccaggaggaatctttgtcttttttgacaacaccccttcgacccacactcgcttgtatttttcacaccagcccagctcaggtcctgcatccactcacatatggtttcatgggatgggaggaggaaatccctgagcacagagtcaggagaaagtcgtgagctagctgggtgtgagcaaacccaacgaaacaatgcaaacaaaaaagaattacgccagtgcacatttttaaaattgctttcattttattttattctttattgaatcaccgtggggaaagttacaaagcttacaggttgaagtctcagttatgcgatgctgaaacacccatccattcaccagtgcaagtatcccaccaccaagaatcacggtatacctcccctcttcccgccacctccccagccccccaccgcgccagtacacttttataaaagtcTTGTTCATTAAAgtgtctaggatcacacaaaagttataaatcaaatgtataaagtcgcaaacaattgtctacagctggaaatcaaccgagagatggtacagcccataaggcttccccggagcacatttctgagtgctgcaccaggtcaaccaccaccccgcttaggtccagggtcccagggggccctaagggacgctctgtctccagaggctcatcggaaacagaggcatgcgcgtgcgcgatagcacacacaggctcacaaacagtacacacacgcacaactctcttctctttctctcatacgaaaagtttctctagcactaacttcgaaggtatcacaagtgtgtgtctgtaagcgagagagacagggagacagagagagacagaaacagacacagagagtcagtgagaaatggcatccaaatccaaaaccctgcacccttccttcctttggtgggtatgttgagggaaaaatcaccaaatgactttggaagtaagttttagaagggttatgtggaaaaagtattatataaaatatgattaatattcgtcagatttaatcgatatgttataaatatatatgatcactgtcatccagttgctcattgatttgttcgagtggccactagtaacattttcattgtgagccttgttatgactgtttttggcatatcgaatatgccacgggtagcttgacaggctctgccgtgcgtgcaagatactcttgggcccaaagggacgctctgtctccagagcccttcggactggcccagcacctcctcaggcatgctcctctgctgcacattacacggagatagtctatcttgtagaggcatcaaaaggtagaaccgaagaaagggatggataaatccgctccatacacagcagctcgagaacactgaacacatgctaggtgcctgagagagaactgccccgagagccctcggatgacagaacgtgacgaagccgtcatctccccctccccccaggaggaatctttgtctcttttgacaacaccccttccacccacactcgcttgtatttttcacaccagcccagctcaggtcctgcatccactcacatatggtttcatgggatgggaggaggaaatccctgagcacagagtcaggagaaagtcgtgagcattgctgggtgtgagcaaacccaacgaaacaatgcaaacaaaaaagaattacgccagtacacatttttaaaatttcattcattttattttattctttattgaatcaccgtgggcaaagttacaaagcttacaggttgaagtctcagttatgcgatgctgaaacacccatccattcaccagtgcacgtatcccaccaccaagtatcacggtatacctccccccttccccccacctccctagccccccaccgcgCATGTGTAACTAcgccagtacacttttataaacgtcatgttcactaaaatgtctaggatcacacaaaagttacaaatcaaatgtataaagtagCAAACAATTGTCCacagctggaaatcaaccgagagatggtacagcccataaggctcCCCCGGAGCACAGTTCTGAGTGCCGCACCCGGATcatcaccaccctcccccccccacccgacaCTAGGACTTATGTTTGCGCGTCCCGGCAAAGACTAAGGGGTGCGAAGCGGCCACCCACATGCTGGGTCATAGGAAAATCGTCTCGGCAGGCAGCAGAGGGCAGACGCTTGGTGCCGTGGTGCTGGATCTGGCGCCGGCCGCTGGGCTGTCAGAGGCGGGGCCCCCGTGGGAGCTGAAGGCTGTGCAGGACCCGCAGGCTTTTCTGGCctttcctgctcttcctcttgGCGGCCGTGGCACACGTTTCTGGGGCAGCTTTCCGGGGCTCAGGCTGCTCCCAGGGCGCCCCGTGGCTGTGTCTGGAGCGGTGGATGACCACTGCGTTGGCGGGCAGGGCGGCAACCGTCCTCCTGAGGCCGGGCGGCGGCTTGGGCCGGCTCTGCTCCTGCAGCCGCCTCCAGCAGTCCAGGCTGATGGCAGAAGAGTCCTCGCAAGGCTCGAGGTGGCCAGACACCGAGGGCTCGCGGTCCCTGGCAGGACGGCCCGGCCGCTCCCTGGGCATCGCCGAGGCCCCGCAGCCTGGCCcctccggcccggcccagccccagtCGCCGCCGACTCTCTCCCACTCGGCCTTCTGCGCGTAGAAGAGGACGTAGGCCTGCTGGCTGAGGACGCGGGACGCGTCGCAGGCGCTGACCCTGGCGTCGTCCATCTGGTACCACTGGCCGTCCCCCGCTCTGACGTAGCACAGGTAGTGGCCACCGTGAGAGCTCCAGCCCGTGTGCACCAGGACGGCGTAGAGCACGTACGCGAGAGGCCCCTCCTGGCGCTCCGACGTGCAGCCGCCCACGTCCAGGCACTCGGGGTAGCTCACGTGCCCAGCCAGCTTGGCGTCGCCGCCCTGGCAGAACCTCTTCAGCACCAGCATCAGGACCCGCGAGGCCGCGTGCAGGGTCAGCGTCTTGGTGGCGGGCGTCTTCTGGCCGCAGGTGCCGCACAGGTAGGCGTCCTCCCCCTCCAGTCTCTCGGGCCTCACCAGCTCTCGCAGGGCTTGGGCCACGCTCGGCGCCGCTCCCACGTCCAGCGCCACGTCCAGGTAAGGTTCAAAGGTGTCGGAGACGGCCAGGCAGCGCAGACACTGCACCTGGGACCGCCAGCGGCCTCCAAAGATGCCCGGGATGTCGGCCGGCTCCCGCCCGCCGTCCTGCGGGCAGCCTTGCTGCATGGCGTCCAGCGTGAACATGAGGAACTCGTGCGCGTCTTCCTGCCGCTCCCTGTGGAATCCGGCCAGCAGCGAGGGGCACGGCGCGAggacctccccggggtggcgCCGGGCCCGGCCGATGTGCGCCCGCACGCCGCACGACCTGCAGCAGGGCCGCTGGCCGTGGGCGCCGCCATGAAGCCCGGACGCTGCCCAGCTGGCCAGGGCCGGGGTGTAGGTCAGACACTGCAGGGCGGCGTTCACGTAGCAGCTGTTCCCGACGTTCCGCAGCCCGGCTCCCACGGCACGCCCCATCTTCCCCTGGGGAGGGAGAGCCTTGgcgccagcccggccctggccctggcccggggGAGCCAGACCCACCTGGGACGTCGGGCCCGGCGACTGTAGGGCCGTGGCGCTGCAGACTTCAGCGTTCTTGCTGCTCCAGGATTCGGCGTGTGCCATCTCTTGCCTTGGGGGGAAAGCTGCCCGGTGCAGAGAAGGGGCCTCCGTGCCCCCAGAACTCGGCGACCAAGACTTCGTCGGAACGACGACTTCCCttggcagagcgctggagagaagcccgaactcctggcagagcgctggagagaagcccgaactcctggcagagcgctggagagagGCCCAACctcctggcagagcgctggagagaagcCCAACCTCCTGGCGGGCGAGTCCCTAAATACTGTCTGGCCTGACCCAGCAGCCCCTGGACGAGACCCACCCATCTCCAACCTGTCCAATCCCAATGAcgggagagtgagtgtgtgaccaATCCCTCAGCTCACCTGACCCCCAAGCGGACGTCCACAGCAGGCTGTGGCAAGCATAGAGGGTGGCCGGtccagggggccctaagggacgctctgtctccagagcccttcggactggcccagcacctcctcaggcatgctcctctgctgcacattacacggagatagtctatcttgtagaggcatcaaaaggtagaaccgaagaaagggtggataaatccgctccatacacagcaactcgggaacactgaacacatgctaggtgcgtgagagagaactgccccgagagccgtcggacaacagaacgtgacgcagccgtcatctccccctccccccaggaggaatctttgtcttttttgacaacaccccttcgacccacactcgcttgtatttttcacaccagcccagctcaggtcctgcatccactcacatatggtttcatgggatgggaggaggaaatccctgagcacagagtcaggagaaagtcgtgagctagctgggtgtgagcaaacccaacgaaacaatgcaaacaaaaaagaattacgccagtgcacatttttaaaattgctttcattttattttattctttattgaatcaccgtggggaaagttacaaagcttacaggttgaagtctcagttatgcgatgctgaaacacccatccattcaccagtgcaagtatcccaccaccaagaatcacggtatacctcccctcttcccgccacctccccagccccccaccgcgccagtacacttttataaaagtcTTGTTCATTAAAgtgtctaggatcacacaaaagttataaatcaaatgtataaagtcgcaaacaattgtctacagctggaaatcaaccgagagatggtacagcccataaggcttccccggagcacatttctgagtgctgcaccaggtcaaccaccaccccgcttaggtccagggtcccagggggccctaagggacgctctgtctccagaggctcatcggaaacagaggcatgcgcgtgcgcgatagcacacacaggctcacaaacagtacacacacgcacaactctcttctctttctctcatacgaaaagtttctctagcactaacttcgaaggtatcacaagtgtgtgtctgtaagcgagagagacagggagacagagagagacagaaacagacacagagagtcagtgagaaatggcatccaaatccaaaaccctgcacccttccttcctttggtgggtatgttgagggaaaaatcaccaaatgactttggaagtaagttttagaagggttatgtggaaaaagtattatataaaatatgattaatattcgtcagatttaatcgatatgttataaatatatatgatcactgtcatccagttgctcattgatttgttcgagtggccactagtaacattttcattgtgagccttgttatgactgtttttggcatatcgaatatgccacgggtagcttgacaggctctgccgtgcgtgcaagatactcttgggcccaaagggacgctctgtctccagagcccttcggactggcccagcacctcctcaggcatgctcctctgctgcacattacacggagatagtctatcttgtagaggcatcaaaaggtagaaccgaagaaagggatggataaatccgctccatacacagcagctcgagaacactgaacacatgctaggtgcctgagagagaactgccccgagagccctcggatgacagaacgtgacgaagccgtcatctccccctccccccaggaggaatctttgtctcttttgacaacaccccttccacccacactcgcttgtatttttcacaccagcccagctcaggtcctgcatccactcacatatggtttcatgggatgggaggaggaaatccctgagcacagagtcaggagaaagtcgtgagctagctgggtgtgagcaaacccaacaaaacaatgcaaacaaaaaagaattacgccagtgcacatttttaaaattgcttccattttattttattctttactgaatcaccgtgtggaaagttacaaatcttacAGGTTGAACTATCAGTTATgcgatgctcaaacacccatccattcaccagtgcacgtatcccaccaccaagaatcacggtatacctcccctcttcccgccacctccccagccccccaccgcgcatGTGCAACTACTCCAGTACACTTTTATAGAAATCATGTTCACTGaaatgtctaggatcacacaaaagttacaaatcaaatgtataaagacgcaaacaattgtctacagctggaaaataaccgagagatggtacagcccataaggcttccccggagcacatttctgagtgctgcaccaggtcaacTACCGCCCCGCTTAggtccagggtcccagggggccctaagggacgctctgtctccagaggctcatcggaaacagaggcatgcgcgtgcgcgatagcacacacaggctcacaaacagtacacacacgcacaactctcttctctttctctcatacgaaaagtttctctagcactaacttcgaaggtatcacaaatgtgtgtctgtaagagagaaagacagggagtcagagagagacagacacagacacagagagtcagtgagaaatggcatccacatccaaaaccctgcacccttccttcctttggtgggtatgttgagggaaaaatcaccaaatgactttggaagtaagttttagaagggttatgtggaaaaagtattatataaaatataattaatattcgtcagatttaatcgatatgttataaatatatatgatcactgtcatcctgttgctcattgatttgttcgagtggccactagtaacattttcattgtgagccttgttgtgactgtttttggcatatcgaatatgccacgggtagcttgacaggctctgccgtgcgtgcaagatactcttgggccctaagggacgctctgtctccagagcccttcggactggcccagcacctcctcaggcatgctcctctgctgcacattacacggagatagtctatcttgtagaggcatcaaaaggtagaaccgaagaaagggatggataaatccgatccatacacagcagctcgagaacactgaacacaagctaggtgcgtgagagagaactgccccgagagccctcggacaacagaacgtgacgaagccgtcatctcgccctccccccaggaggaatctttgtcttttttgacaacaccccttccacccacactcgcttgtatttttcacaccagcccagctcaggtcctgcatccactcacatatggtttcatgggatgggaggaggaaatccctgagcacagagtcaggagaaagtcgtgagcattgctgggtgtgagcaaacccaacgaaacaatgcaaacaaaaaagaattacgccagtacacatttttaaaattgctttcattttattttattctttattgaatcaccctgtggaaagttacaaagcttacaggttgaagtctcagttatgcgatgctcaaacacccacccattcaccagtgcacgtataccaccaccaagaatcacggtatacgtccccccttccacccacccccctagccccccaccgcgCATGTGCAACTACTCCAGTACACTTTTAGAGAAATCATGTTCACtaaaatgtctaggatcacacaaaagttacaaatcaaatgtataaagtcgcaaacaattgtctacagctggaaatcaaccgagagatggtacagcccataaggcttccccggagcacatttctgagtgctgcaccaggtcaaccaccaccccgcttaggtccagggtcccagggggccctaagggacgctctgtctccagaggctcatcggaaacagaggcatgcgcgtgcgcgatagcacacacaagctcacaaagagtacacacacgcacaactctcttctctttctctcatacgaaaagtttctctagcactaacttcaaaggtatcacaagtgtgtgtctgtaagagagagagacagggagacagagagagacagaaacagacacagagagtcagtgagaaatggtatccaaatccaaaaccctgcacccttccttcctttggtgggtatgatgagggaaaaatcaccaaatgcctttggaagtaagttttagaagggttatgtggaaaaagtattatataaaatataattaatattcgtcagatttaatcgatatgtaataaatatatttgatcactctcatcctgttgctcattgatttgttcgagtggccactagtaacattttcattgtgagccttgttgttactgtttttggcatatcgaatatgccacgggtagcttgacaggctctgccgtgcgtgcaagatactcttgggccctaagggacgctctgtctccagagcccttcggactggcccagcacctcctcaggcatgctcctctgctgcacattactcggagatagtctatcttgtagaggcatcaaaaggtagaaccgaagaaagggatggataaatccgctccatacacagcagctcgggaacactgaacacaagctaggtgcgtgagagagaactgccccgagagccctcggacaacagaacgtgacgaagccgtcatctccccctccccccaggaggaatctttgtcttttttgacaacaccccttccacccacactcgcttgtatttttcacaccagcccagctcaggtcctgcatccactcacatatggtttcatgggatgggaggaggaaatccctgagcacagagtcaggagaaagtcgtgagctagctgggtgtgagcaaacccaacgaaacaatgcaaacaaaaaagaattacgccagtgcacatttttaaaattgctttcattttattttattctttattgaatcaccgtggggaaagttacaaagcttacaggttgaagtctcagttatgcgatgctgaaacacccatccattcaccagtgcaagtatcccaccaccaagaatcatggtatacctcccctcttcccgccacctccccagccccccaccgcgccagtacacttttata
Protein-coding regions in this window:
- the LOC129405868 gene encoding ubiquitin carboxyl-terminal hydrolase 17-like protein 6; its protein translation is MAHAESWSSKNAEVCSATALQSPGPTSQVGLAPPGQGQGRAGAKALPPQGKMGRAVGAGLRNVGNSCYVNAALQCLTYTPALASWAASGLHGGAHGQRPCCRSCGVRAHIGRARRHPGEVLAPCPSLLAGFHRERQEDAHEFLMFTLDAMQQGCPQDGGREPADIPGIFGGRWRSQVQCLRCLAVSDTFEPYLDVALDVGAAPSVAQALRELVRPERLEGEDAYLCGTCGQKTPATKTLTLHAASRVLMLVLKRFCQGGDAKLAGHVSYPECLDVGGCTSERQEGPLAYVLYAVLVHTGWSSHGGHYLCYVRAGDGQWYQMDDARVSACDASRVLSQQAYVLFYAQKAEWERVGGDWGWAGPEGPGCGASAMPRERPGRPARDREPSVSGHLEPCEDSSAISLDCWRRLQEQSRPKPPPGLRRTVAALPANAVVIHRSRHSHGAPWEQPEPRKAAPETCATAAKRKSRKGQKSLRVLHSLQLPRGPRL
- the LOC129405869 gene encoding ubiquitin carboxyl-terminal hydrolase 17-like protein 6, whose product is MAHAESWSSKNAEVCSATALQSPGPTSQVGLAPPGQGQGRAGAKALPPQGKMGRAVGAGLRNVGNSCYVNAALQCLTYTPALASWAASGLHGGAHGQRPCCRSCGVRAHIGRARRHPGEVLAPCPSLLAGFHRERQEDAHEFLMFTLDAMQQGCPQDGGREPADIPGIFGGRWRSQVQCLRCLAVSDTFEPYLDVALDVGAAPSVAQALRELVRPERLEGEDAYLCGTCGQKTPATKTLTLHAASRVLMLVLKRFCQGGDAKLAGHVSYPECLDVGGCTSERQEGPLAYVLYAVLVHTGWSSHGGHYLCYVRAGDGQWYQMDDARVSACDASRVLSQQAYVLFYAQKAEWERVGGDWGWAGPEGPGCGASAMPRERPGRPARDREPSVSGHLEPCEDSSAISLDCWRRLQEQSRPKPPPGLRRTVAALPANAVVIHRSRHSHGAPWEQPEPRKAAPETCATAAKRKSRKGQKSLRVLHSLQLPRGPRL